A portion of the Campylobacter concisus ATCC 51562 genome contains these proteins:
- a CDS encoding histidine phosphotransferase, which produces MGILKRLEIDYSYDIVEEFLSHYALMCDLLEPLIINLGRADKYKDSILELTRIFHNIKSAAGFMHLDPILKLTTLAEEITQEARSLKGPANDKFIDWLLLISDQFNKYKDDVENDFEYFSVLEPKIIDVPAKLN; this is translated from the coding sequence ATGGGTATATTAAAAAGGCTTGAAATAGATTACTCTTATGATATAGTTGAAGAATTTTTATCTCACTATGCTTTAATGTGCGATTTACTCGAGCCTTTGATAATAAATTTAGGAAGAGCTGATAAATATAAAGATAGTATCTTAGAGCTTACTAGGATTTTTCATAATATTAAATCAGCAGCAGGGTTCATGCATCTTGATCCGATATTAAAGCTTACAACTTTAGCTGAAGAGATAACTCAAGAGGCAAGAAGTCTAAAAGGACCAGCAAATGATAAATTTATAGATTGGTTGCTGCTTATTAGCGATCAGTTTAATAAATATAAAGATGATGTCGAGAACGATTTTGAATATTTTAGCGTTCTTGAGCCAAAAATCATTGATGTGCCTGCAAAACTTAACTAA
- a CDS encoding bifunctional 3,4-dihydroxy-2-butanone 4-phosphate synthase/GTP cyclohydrolase II, which produces MAFENVLKAIEDIKNGKMVIMVDDEDRENEGDLVFSAASSDMQKVNFAITHAKGVLCLAMDEANAKRLDLPLMVSKNTSSHETAFTVTIDAKEATTGVSAYERDMTIRLAASTDSVPENFVRPGHIFPLIAKKGGVLVRTGHTEGSVDLCKLAGVSPMAAICEIVKEDGTMARRDYLEEFCKKFNLNMISVSELVEYRLSHESLIEVSPAKNVKICGFEAKRYDIKDHENKNHAAYVFGEIKAQTNVKFQKIRKDHELLSGDKFDNLLKALDFLSKNGGVLLFLDSNKSDASSQKDYGIGAQILKYFGISEIELLSSNKNKEFVSLAGFGLDIKGYKEI; this is translated from the coding sequence ATGGCATTTGAAAATGTATTAAAAGCGATTGAAGATATAAAAAATGGCAAAATGGTAATTATGGTCGATGACGAAGACCGTGAGAATGAAGGAGACTTGGTCTTTTCAGCGGCAAGCAGCGATATGCAAAAGGTAAATTTTGCGATCACTCATGCAAAAGGTGTGCTTTGCCTTGCAATGGATGAAGCAAATGCAAAAAGACTTGATTTGCCGCTAATGGTTTCTAAAAATACATCTAGTCATGAAACCGCATTTACTGTCACAATTGACGCAAAGGAAGCAACGACAGGCGTAAGTGCTTATGAGCGAGATATGACGATTAGACTTGCTGCTAGTACTGATTCAGTGCCTGAAAATTTTGTAAGGCCTGGGCATATATTTCCGCTTATTGCAAAAAAAGGTGGTGTCCTCGTTCGTACAGGTCACACTGAAGGATCAGTTGATCTTTGCAAACTCGCTGGCGTTAGTCCAATGGCAGCGATTTGCGAGATCGTAAAAGAAGATGGCACAATGGCAAGACGTGATTATTTGGAGGAATTTTGTAAAAAATTTAACCTAAATATGATAAGCGTTTCTGAATTAGTAGAATACAGACTTAGCCACGAAAGCTTAATAGAGGTTTCGCCCGCAAAGAATGTAAAAATCTGTGGTTTTGAAGCAAAAAGATATGACATAAAAGATCACGAAAATAAAAATCACGCTGCCTATGTTTTCGGAGAGATAAAAGCGCAAACTAATGTAAAATTTCAAAAAATAAGAAAAGATCATGAGCTTTTAAGTGGAGATAAATTTGATAATTTATTAAAGGCATTGGATTTTTTAAGTAAAAATGGCGGAGTGTTGCTATTTTTAGACAGCAATAAAAGCGATGCAAGCTCACAAAAAGATTATGGCATTGGGGCACAAATTTTAAAGTATTTTGGCATAAGCGAAATTGAGCTTTTAAGCTCAAATAAAAATAAAGAATTTGTAAGCCTTGCAGGTTTTGGTCTTGATATAAAGGGCTATAAAGAAATTTAA
- the panB gene encoding 3-methyl-2-oxobutanoate hydroxymethyltransferase, which produces MKNEKTQKKKLSINDIKNKKGIEPIVMITAYDALFAKLFDDYADIILVGDSLNMSFNMQESTISADMNAMLYHTKAVCNGAKNTFIMADMPFGSYTNEKQAIKNAMKFFKQTNADAAKLEVGMHQVNLVKRLCEEGINVMAHIGLKPQFYKFEGGYKIKGRSEIEAKRLVEEALAFEQAGAFGILLEGTMSSVASEITKQVHVPVIGIGSGVNVDGQVLVWSDMLGFFEDFKPKFVKRYLDGADIVRKSVQSYANDVKGKIFPSEEFCY; this is translated from the coding sequence ATGAAAAATGAAAAAACTCAGAAGAAAAAACTAAGCATAAATGATATAAAAAATAAAAAAGGCATTGAGCCTATTGTAATGATAACTGCCTATGATGCGCTATTTGCTAAGCTTTTTGATGATTATGCTGATATTATTTTGGTTGGCGATAGCTTAAATATGAGTTTTAATATGCAAGAAAGTACGATAAGTGCGGACATGAACGCCATGCTTTATCATACAAAGGCAGTTTGTAATGGAGCTAAAAATACTTTTATCATGGCTGATATGCCATTTGGTAGCTACACAAATGAAAAGCAAGCAATAAAAAATGCGATGAAATTTTTTAAACAGACAAATGCCGATGCGGCAAAGCTCGAAGTTGGCATGCACCAAGTAAATTTAGTAAAGCGCCTTTGTGAAGAGGGCATAAACGTTATGGCTCACATTGGCTTAAAGCCTCAGTTTTATAAATTTGAAGGTGGATATAAGATAAAAGGCAGAAGCGAGATAGAGGCAAAAAGGCTAGTTGAAGAGGCTTTGGCATTTGAGCAAGCTGGAGCGTTTGGTATCTTGCTTGAAGGTACGATGAGTAGTGTGGCTAGCGAGATAACAAAGCAAGTTCATGTACCAGTTATTGGTATCGGATCTGGAGTAAACGTCGATGGACAAGTGCTTGTATGGTCTGATATGCTTGGGTTTTTTGAAGACTTTAAACCAAAATTTGTAAAACGCTATCTTGATGGAGCGGATATTGTAAGAAAGAGCGTGCAATCCTACGCAAATGATGTAAAAGGCAAAATTTTCCCAAGTGAAGAATTTTGCTATTAG